A window of the Myxococcus fulvus genome harbors these coding sequences:
- a CDS encoding methyl-accepting chemotaxis protein: MAPRFKKPGLRSILLGSFAVVLALILGTLYFVVPSRVEDFLETRLTKHGDDKALQASRDLTNLSLTILPPLLESLHGGDDDFALIALITPDGRVQAVHPPSAEGWLLNNLREQPSKDPAALDGAVFENGNKASVRPVALHEGPAHVLVAVNFSSLEEVVTSLRHVVLLAFGIGLALFLVVAFFISRAFILVPLDAMMTMARRLAEADLTGRVDVGSRDELGLLAEALNRIAQSWRDTLGRVRGVSDVVAGVIEQIHRTGTTVSSGASTVQARVEETSSSMVEMMASLRGIAENVEVLYQSAEESSSSIMEMAATNDEVAENVTAMAASVEETTSAIEEMTFSIKEVAKNIQELSASTEETSSAISQMDAAIGQVEANAKETARLSEQVFDDAQTGVEALRKTLTGIDRIKGSSRAAADVIDSLGRRISEIGNILNVIDDVAEQTNLLALNAAIIAAQAGDHGKGFAVVAEEIKDLAERTGASTKEIAELIRSIQEESRNAVVVMNQGARNVEEGVQLGREAEGALRKINDSTQKSTQMVKAIARATVEQARGSKQVTASIHRISETVQQISKASNEQAKGGEQIMKSAEKMKALTAHVQRSSQEQAHGSKQITRSIESINEMVTHLNRAQKEQTKGSEQVLKAVETIKGVSEHQTRSVKQLEEAIDNLQRQAEILRGEVRRFRV; this comes from the coding sequence TTGGCTCCGCGCTTCAAGAAACCCGGCCTGCGCAGCATCCTGCTCGGCTCCTTCGCCGTGGTGCTCGCCCTCATCCTCGGGACGCTCTACTTCGTCGTCCCGTCCCGGGTGGAGGACTTCCTGGAGACGCGCCTGACGAAGCACGGCGACGACAAGGCGCTCCAGGCATCGCGTGACCTGACCAACCTCTCCCTCACCATCCTGCCGCCCCTGTTGGAGTCGCTCCACGGCGGCGACGACGACTTCGCGCTCATCGCCCTCATCACCCCGGATGGCCGCGTGCAGGCCGTGCACCCGCCGAGCGCGGAGGGGTGGCTGCTCAACAACCTGCGCGAGCAGCCGTCGAAGGACCCCGCCGCGCTGGACGGCGCCGTCTTCGAGAACGGCAACAAGGCCAGCGTCCGCCCGGTGGCGCTGCACGAGGGCCCAGCCCACGTGCTGGTGGCGGTGAACTTCAGCTCGCTGGAGGAGGTCGTCACCTCGCTGCGGCACGTGGTGCTGCTGGCGTTCGGCATCGGCCTGGCGCTCTTCCTCGTGGTGGCCTTCTTCATCTCGCGCGCGTTCATCCTGGTGCCGCTGGACGCGATGATGACCATGGCGCGCCGGCTGGCGGAGGCGGACCTGACGGGCCGCGTGGACGTGGGCTCGCGCGACGAGCTGGGCCTGCTCGCCGAGGCGCTCAATCGCATCGCCCAGAGCTGGCGCGACACGCTGGGCAGGGTGCGCGGCGTGTCGGACGTGGTGGCGGGCGTCATCGAGCAGATCCACCGCACCGGCACCACCGTGTCCTCGGGCGCCAGCACCGTCCAGGCCCGCGTGGAGGAGACGTCCTCCTCCATGGTGGAGATGATGGCCTCGCTGCGCGGCATCGCGGAGAACGTGGAGGTCCTCTACCAGAGCGCCGAGGAGAGCAGCTCCTCCATCATGGAGATGGCCGCCACCAACGACGAGGTGGCCGAGAACGTCACCGCCATGGCCGCCAGCGTGGAGGAGACCACCAGCGCGATTGAAGAGATGACCTTCTCCATCAAGGAGGTCGCCAAGAACATCCAGGAGCTGTCCGCCTCCACGGAGGAGACGTCCTCGGCCATCAGCCAGATGGACGCCGCCATCGGCCAGGTGGAGGCCAACGCCAAGGAGACCGCGCGCCTGTCCGAGCAGGTCTTCGACGACGCGCAGACGGGCGTGGAGGCGCTGCGCAAGACGCTCACCGGCATCGACCGCATCAAGGGCTCCAGCCGCGCCGCCGCGGACGTCATCGACAGCCTGGGCCGGCGCATCTCCGAGATTGGCAACATCCTCAACGTCATCGACGACGTGGCCGAGCAGACCAACCTGCTCGCCCTCAACGCGGCCATCATCGCCGCGCAGGCCGGCGACCACGGCAAGGGCTTCGCCGTGGTGGCGGAGGAGATCAAGGACCTGGCCGAGCGCACCGGCGCGTCCACGAAGGAGATCGCCGAGCTCATCCGCAGCATCCAGGAGGAGAGCCGCAACGCCGTGGTGGTGATGAACCAGGGCGCGCGCAACGTGGAGGAGGGCGTGCAGCTGGGCCGCGAGGCGGAAGGGGCGCTGCGCAAAATCAACGACAGCACCCAGAAGTCCACGCAGATGGTGAAGGCCATCGCGCGCGCCACCGTGGAGCAGGCCCGCGGCAGCAAGCAGGTGACGGCCTCCATCCACCGCATCAGCGAGACGGTGCAGCAGATTTCGAAGGCCTCCAACGAGCAGGCCAAGGGCGGCGAGCAGATCATGAAGAGCGCGGAGAAGATGAAGGCGCTCACCGCCCACGTGCAGCGCAGCAGCCAGGAGCAGGCGCACGGCAGCAAGCAGATCACCCGCTCCATCGAGAGCATCAACGAGATGGTGACGCACCTGAACCGCGCCCAGAAGGAGCAGACCAAGGGCAGCGAGCAGGTGCTCAAGGCGGTGGAGACCATCAAGGGCGTCTCCGAGCACCAGACACGCTCCGTCAAGCAGCTGGAGGAGGCCATCGACAACCTCCAGCGGCAGGCCGAGATCCTCCGGGGTGAGGTGCGCCGCTTCCGTGTCTAG
- a CDS encoding potassium channel family protein, which translates to MFGSRRHLRANLRYLRALLRRFRTTLVLAAGLFVLGPLLFHWRYIGPDGVPISFGEALHHVYFLLYGQPSLPYVHDWAIEALNVVIPPAGIALVADGVVRFAYLYFARHKNDKEWIEVVTETMKGHVVVCGAGRVGYRVVTQLREMDKDVVVVEKREDAAFVSALRDENVPLLIDDTRSPLCLPRTNVKHASAIVCATDDDLANLNIALDARKLNPNIRVVIRLFDEDLSGKVRDTFKAEALSSSSLAAPAMALAAMDPRIIHSFHLGKHLMVVSLFEAREGLPGLNISAIRDRFGGLALSLMRDGHEQLHPVGDEVMRAGDVLTVQASYPEYCRLRAFTNEADPPIFAHQDQIGPVWPRKAG; encoded by the coding sequence ATGTTCGGCTCCCGAAGACACCTGAGAGCCAACCTGCGCTACCTGCGCGCGTTGCTGCGCCGCTTCCGCACCACGCTGGTGCTGGCGGCGGGGCTGTTCGTGCTGGGGCCGCTCTTGTTCCACTGGCGCTACATCGGCCCGGACGGGGTGCCCATCTCCTTCGGAGAGGCGCTGCACCACGTCTACTTCCTGCTCTACGGGCAGCCGTCGCTGCCGTACGTGCACGACTGGGCCATCGAGGCGCTCAACGTGGTGATTCCGCCGGCGGGCATCGCCCTGGTGGCGGACGGCGTGGTGCGCTTCGCCTACCTCTACTTCGCCCGACACAAGAACGACAAGGAGTGGATCGAAGTGGTCACCGAGACGATGAAGGGCCACGTCGTGGTGTGCGGAGCGGGGCGGGTGGGCTACCGCGTGGTGACGCAGCTTCGGGAGATGGACAAGGACGTGGTGGTGGTGGAGAAGCGCGAGGACGCGGCCTTCGTCTCCGCGCTGCGGGACGAGAACGTGCCGTTGCTCATCGACGACACGCGCAGCCCGCTGTGCCTGCCGCGCACGAACGTGAAGCACGCCTCCGCGATTGTGTGCGCCACGGACGACGACCTGGCGAACCTCAACATCGCGCTGGATGCGCGGAAGTTGAACCCGAACATCCGCGTCGTCATCCGCCTGTTCGACGAGGACTTGAGCGGCAAGGTGCGTGACACGTTCAAGGCGGAGGCCCTGTCCAGCTCGTCGCTGGCTGCGCCCGCGATGGCGCTGGCGGCGATGGACCCGCGCATCATCCACTCGTTCCACCTGGGCAAGCACCTGATGGTGGTGTCGCTCTTCGAGGCGCGCGAGGGCCTGCCGGGGCTGAACATCTCCGCCATTCGAGACCGCTTCGGCGGGCTGGCGTTGTCGCTGATGCGCGACGGCCACGAGCAGCTCCACCCGGTGGGAGACGAGGTCATGCGCGCGGGGGATGTGCTGACGGTGCAGGCGTCGTATCCGGAGTACTGCCGCCTGCGCGCCTTCACCAACGAGGCGGACCCGCCCATCTTCGCGCACCAGGACCAGATAGGCCCGGTGTGGCCGCGCAAGGCGGGCTGA
- a CDS encoding helix-turn-helix domain-containing protein has translation MAFLALAPHTALAPRVLGYWFIEDLEGSYEGKPIRTTPTAAAVLTLNFGRPCGSEFSAGAPRASLLGVQSRPRSWISGEGCSFVMVMLRPPGLARLFPATGLESRDELIELGGLLGDGPVRRLCDDLAAAGTPRRVADRLDAWLLQRMRAGGEVERLEQAWATLARTARVSTTARGMGVSTRQLERWFRAHVGCTPKQLLGLDRIQASLHATQTGQGDPLQGFSDQSHQIRQWRRYLGVTPGRYERGNWSILAEYFAQARDAAPDGLAHFF, from the coding sequence ATGGCCTTCCTCGCCCTTGCTCCACACACCGCGCTCGCGCCGCGGGTCCTCGGTTATTGGTTCATCGAGGACCTGGAGGGTTCGTACGAGGGCAAGCCCATCCGGACCACGCCCACCGCGGCGGCGGTGCTGACGCTCAACTTCGGCAGACCGTGTGGGAGTGAGTTCTCGGCCGGCGCGCCACGCGCCTCCCTGCTGGGCGTGCAGAGTCGACCCAGGAGCTGGATCTCGGGGGAGGGGTGCTCCTTCGTGATGGTGATGCTGCGACCGCCGGGGCTGGCGCGGCTGTTTCCCGCGACGGGGCTGGAGAGCCGCGATGAGCTCATCGAGCTTGGAGGGCTGCTGGGGGACGGGCCTGTGCGACGGCTCTGTGACGACCTCGCCGCGGCGGGGACGCCCAGGAGGGTCGCGGACCGGCTGGATGCGTGGCTGCTCCAACGGATGCGAGCGGGAGGGGAGGTGGAGCGGCTCGAGCAGGCCTGGGCGACGCTGGCGAGGACCGCTCGGGTGAGCACGACGGCGCGCGGAATGGGCGTGTCGACGCGACAGCTCGAGCGCTGGTTCCGGGCGCACGTCGGCTGTACGCCCAAGCAACTGCTCGGGCTCGACCGCATCCAGGCCAGCCTCCATGCGACGCAGACGGGGCAGGGCGACCCGCTGCAGGGGTTCAGCGACCAGTCCCACCAGATTCGCCAGTGGCGCCGTTACCTCGGCGTGACACCCGGACGGTACGAGCGTGGGAACTGGTCCATCCTCGCCGAGTACTTCGCCCAGGCGCGCGACGCCGCGCCCGATGGGCTCGCGCACTTCTTCTGA
- a CDS encoding alpha/beta fold hydrolase, which yields MAPLIRATSPRLFEVTAPELTLEAGARITPHLVRGWWWGPEDDLPWLQSRAHLLSAEDSQATTPRLVRRTREELLHATERARRHGGTRPSTRVPTVLLVHALTGDMRAGGEGGWWEPLIGAGRVLDPTRMRLLCFNNLGSCYGTVGPADEGFPRRTDDSRFGPAPVLAKGDLRQEEQHLPATLTPWDQARSILLALDALGIQEVELVTGGSLGGMIVLCLAALAPERFARMAPIAAAESASAWVVGLNHVARQALLLDPGFPESSHRGLELARQLAMLTYRAEPGLDANQPRPATWSSRALHPVQSYLEHQGRKLEARFDGRAYLAQLGAMDHHDLSRAPHGGLERIRASALCVGIDKDLLFFPQHMETLAQRLRAQGVHAEHAELSSPHGHDGFLIEWAPLAALLARALALPSGLTLARSALMARVADEDTRCTRAS from the coding sequence TTGGCTCCCCTCATTCGCGCGACCTCGCCGCGCCTCTTCGAAGTCACCGCGCCAGAGCTGACGTTGGAAGCCGGTGCCCGCATCACTCCGCACCTCGTGCGCGGTTGGTGGTGGGGCCCGGAGGACGACCTGCCCTGGCTCCAGTCCCGCGCGCATCTCCTCTCGGCGGAAGACTCCCAGGCCACCACACCACGCCTCGTGCGCCGCACGCGCGAGGAGCTGCTCCACGCCACCGAGCGAGCCCGTCGTCACGGCGGCACACGGCCCTCGACGCGCGTCCCCACCGTGCTGTTGGTGCACGCGCTCACCGGCGACATGCGCGCGGGTGGCGAGGGCGGCTGGTGGGAGCCGCTCATCGGCGCGGGCCGCGTGCTGGACCCGACGCGCATGCGGCTGCTGTGCTTCAACAACCTCGGCTCCTGCTACGGCACCGTCGGCCCCGCGGACGAGGGCTTCCCCCGACGCACCGACGACTCGCGCTTCGGCCCCGCGCCCGTGTTGGCCAAGGGTGACTTGCGCCAGGAGGAGCAACACCTGCCCGCCACGCTCACGCCGTGGGACCAGGCGCGAAGCATCCTCCTCGCGCTCGACGCGTTGGGCATCCAAGAAGTGGAGCTCGTCACGGGTGGCTCGCTGGGTGGGATGATTGTGCTCTGCCTCGCCGCGCTCGCGCCCGAGCGCTTCGCTCGCATGGCGCCCATCGCCGCCGCGGAGTCGGCCTCCGCGTGGGTGGTGGGGCTCAACCACGTGGCCCGTCAGGCGTTGCTGCTGGACCCGGGGTTCCCCGAGTCGTCACACCGGGGCCTGGAGCTGGCGCGACAGCTCGCCATGCTCACGTACCGCGCAGAGCCTGGATTGGACGCGAACCAGCCGCGTCCCGCGACGTGGTCCTCGCGCGCGCTGCACCCGGTGCAGAGCTACCTGGAGCACCAGGGCCGCAAGCTGGAGGCGCGCTTCGATGGGCGCGCGTACCTGGCGCAGCTGGGGGCGATGGACCATCACGACCTTTCGCGCGCGCCGCACGGAGGACTGGAGCGCATCCGCGCGAGCGCTCTGTGCGTGGGCATCGACAAGGACCTGCTCTTCTTCCCCCAGCACATGGAGACGCTGGCGCAGCGGCTGCGTGCCCAGGGCGTCCACGCCGAGCACGCGGAGCTGTCCAGCCCGCACGGCCACGATGGCTTCCTCATCGAGTGGGCGCCGCTGGCGGCGCTGCTCGCGAGGGCGCTCGCCCTGCCCTCGGGCCTGACGCTCGCGCGCTCCGCGCTCATGGCCCGCGTCGCGGATGAGGACACTCGATGTACTCGCGCGTCATGA
- a CDS encoding glutathione S-transferase family protein: MRLYDCAASANGYKLRHVLSWLGRPYELIPVDIFAGESHTPDFLRHKNPAGRIPVLEPEPGRFLAESNAILLFLTADTSLLPRDAFERAQVHQWLFFEQNCVEPNIGTARFWVLTGRARLHHPDVLRVRVEAGRAALTTLERHLQHEDFLVGGRPTVADIGLYAYAHLAPDVGLALEDFPAVSRWLARVKAQPGHIGALAPYPANAMVSAT, from the coding sequence ATGCGCCTCTACGACTGCGCGGCCTCCGCCAATGGCTACAAGCTGCGCCACGTGTTGTCCTGGCTCGGCCGGCCCTATGAGCTCATCCCCGTGGACATCTTCGCGGGCGAGAGCCACACGCCCGACTTCCTGCGCCACAAGAACCCCGCCGGACGCATCCCCGTGCTGGAGCCCGAGCCCGGACGCTTCCTCGCCGAGTCCAACGCCATCCTCCTGTTCCTCACCGCGGACACGTCCCTGCTGCCTCGCGACGCCTTCGAGCGCGCCCAGGTCCACCAGTGGCTCTTCTTCGAACAGAACTGCGTCGAGCCCAACATCGGCACCGCGCGCTTCTGGGTGCTCACCGGGCGCGCGCGCCTGCACCATCCCGACGTCCTCCGCGTGCGCGTCGAGGCCGGTCGCGCCGCGCTCACCACGCTGGAGCGGCATCTCCAACATGAGGACTTCCTCGTCGGCGGGCGCCCCACCGTCGCCGACATCGGGCTGTATGCCTATGCGCATCTCGCGCCCGACGTGGGCCTGGCCCTGGAGGACTTCCCGGCGGTGTCCCGTTGGCTCGCGCGGGTGAAGGCCCAGCCCGGGCACATCGGCGCACTCGCTCCGTATCCGGCGAACGCGATGGTCTCCGCGACGTGA
- a CDS encoding bifunctional transcriptional activator/DNA repair enzyme AdaA yields MASSDYARIEQAILYLDAHAREQPSLDDVAAHVGLSPFHFQRLFTRWAGISPKRFLQVHTLSSARRLLAERRSVLDTSFAVGLSGGGRLHELFVTLTAMTPGEFKLAGEGLTVHHGVHTSPFGDCLIAVCERGICGLHFLTGESEAEALESLREQWPRASFIESTKLTAPWAGRIFPQTPPRERTPLSVLVKGTPFQVQVWQALLRVAPGDVATYEDLAKAIGRPKAVRAVGSAVGDNSVALLIPCHRVLRKTGVIGDYRWGSSRKQVMLAWETLRREADNEDGDGEALQSGLA; encoded by the coding sequence ATGGCCAGCAGCGACTACGCCCGAATCGAGCAGGCGATTCTCTATCTCGATGCGCACGCTCGCGAGCAGCCCTCCCTGGACGACGTCGCCGCGCATGTGGGCTTGAGTCCCTTCCACTTCCAGCGCCTGTTCACCCGCTGGGCGGGAATCAGTCCCAAGCGCTTCCTCCAGGTGCACACGCTCAGCTCGGCGCGCCGGCTGCTGGCCGAGCGGCGCAGCGTGCTCGACACATCCTTCGCCGTGGGGCTGTCCGGGGGCGGGCGGCTGCATGAGTTGTTCGTGACGCTGACGGCGATGACGCCCGGGGAGTTCAAGCTCGCGGGCGAAGGACTGACGGTCCACCACGGCGTGCATACGTCGCCCTTCGGTGACTGCCTCATCGCCGTCTGCGAGCGCGGCATCTGCGGACTGCACTTCCTGACGGGAGAGTCCGAGGCCGAGGCGCTGGAGTCCCTGCGCGAGCAGTGGCCGAGGGCGAGCTTCATCGAGTCCACGAAGCTGACGGCGCCGTGGGCCGGACGCATCTTCCCCCAGACACCGCCGCGTGAGCGCACGCCGCTGTCGGTGCTGGTGAAGGGGACGCCGTTCCAGGTGCAGGTGTGGCAGGCGCTCTTGCGCGTGGCCCCGGGTGACGTGGCGACGTACGAGGACCTGGCGAAGGCCATCGGCAGGCCCAAGGCGGTGCGCGCGGTGGGCTCCGCGGTGGGTGACAACTCGGTGGCGCTGCTGATTCCCTGTCACCGCGTGCTGCGCAAGACGGGCGTCATCGGCGACTACCGCTGGGGCAGCTCACGCAAGCAGGTGATGCTCGCGTGGGAGACGCTGCGCCGCGAGGCCGACAACGAGGACGGTGACGGCGAGGCCCTCCAGTCCGGACTGGCGTGA
- a CDS encoding molybdopterin-synthase adenylyltransferase MoeB, protein MGLKQAIEKLNTAVDDLVTLEVITYTGDVKHIINTTGGKPTIDWDNLTTSSVGSATTQATIKLVAATQVKFDGDMKLFQTDQQDIPRLQELLDLHRKSVETSIAARKSVVDFFGDLLKDIVKKG, encoded by the coding sequence ATGGGACTCAAGCAAGCCATCGAGAAGCTCAACACGGCCGTCGATGACCTCGTCACGTTGGAGGTCATCACCTACACCGGCGACGTGAAGCACATCATCAACACCACCGGCGGCAAGCCCACCATCGACTGGGACAACCTGACGACGAGCTCCGTGGGCAGCGCGACGACCCAGGCCACCATCAAGCTCGTCGCCGCGACGCAGGTGAAGTTCGACGGCGACATGAAGCTCTTCCAAACCGACCAGCAGGACATCCCCCGGCTCCAGGAGCTGCTGGACCTGCACCGCAAGTCGGTGGAGACGAGCATCGCCGCGCGCAAGTCCGTCGTGGACTTCTTCGGCGACCTGCTCAAGGACATCGTCAAGAAGGGCTGA
- the tatB gene encoding Sec-independent protein translocase protein TatB, protein MFNIGAGEMVLIAVAALLILGPQRLPELARAIGKFMREFRRQTDEVRNVVEREFYTMDQDLNREPPPPVRPTPAFPPSPAPQALPPEGLQQAAPPLEPGAEPGAEPAVETPRSRAPLGLDGDEHPALPEPVAQTQPDLQPPEPQPAEPTSSPSPSAATESVGADGLPRLAPLPGTVARNAPKRS, encoded by the coding sequence ATGTTCAACATCGGCGCAGGCGAAATGGTGCTCATCGCGGTGGCCGCGCTGCTCATCCTCGGGCCGCAGCGGCTGCCCGAATTGGCGCGTGCCATCGGCAAGTTCATGCGGGAGTTCCGTCGCCAGACGGACGAGGTCCGCAACGTGGTGGAGCGCGAGTTCTATACGATGGACCAGGACTTGAACCGCGAGCCTCCGCCTCCGGTGCGTCCCACGCCTGCCTTCCCGCCCTCGCCCGCGCCCCAGGCGCTGCCGCCCGAGGGCCTGCAGCAGGCCGCCCCGCCCCTGGAGCCGGGCGCCGAGCCGGGTGCCGAGCCCGCCGTGGAGACGCCTCGCTCCCGCGCCCCGCTGGGCCTGGACGGCGACGAGCACCCCGCGCTCCCCGAGCCTGTCGCCCAGACGCAGCCGGACCTGCAGCCGCCCGAGCCGCAGCCCGCCGAGCCGACCTCTTCTCCATCCCCCTCCGCCGCCACCGAGAGCGTGGGCGCGGATGGCCTGCCTCGACTCGCGCCGCTGCCTGGAACGGTGGCGCGCAACGCGCCGAAACGGAGCTGA
- a CDS encoding MFS transporter, protein MPTERQVSERWVVFLIGAVQFVNILDFVMVMPLGPDFAKGLGIASSHIGTIGGAYTAAASVAGLLGGYFLDRYDRRKALAVSMLGLVVATAAGGFATGLSTLMLARVAAGIFGGPATSLSLSIIADLIPVERRGRALGAVMGAFSVASVAGVPMALKLAEHGGWRLPFFVVAVLGLLVVVGAIFFLPPMRGHLTGAAGPVQSVGVLELLGRREVQLSYVMTAVVMMAGFVLIPNISAYLQQNLGYPRDLLWFPYFVGGIVSFVTLRLAGPLVDRYGAFKLGTAGSALLLVATYVGFVDYPRWLPIPLLFVLFMTAMGVRNVSYNTLTSRVPDNPVRARFMSLQSAIQHMASAVGAFLSAQLLTDLPDGTLGGMTRVAWVCMGLTVVLPPTLWVVERQVRSREQARALAVPASQGLAVPLSPQAHPHQ, encoded by the coding sequence ATGCCGACAGAGCGACAGGTGTCCGAGCGCTGGGTGGTCTTCCTGATTGGCGCGGTCCAGTTCGTCAACATCCTGGACTTCGTGATGGTGATGCCGCTGGGGCCCGACTTCGCCAAGGGCCTGGGCATCGCCTCCTCGCACATCGGCACCATCGGCGGCGCGTACACGGCGGCGGCCAGCGTCGCGGGGCTGTTGGGCGGCTACTTCCTGGACCGGTACGACCGGCGCAAGGCGCTGGCGGTGTCCATGCTGGGGCTGGTGGTGGCCACGGCGGCGGGAGGATTCGCCACGGGGCTGTCCACGCTGATGCTCGCCCGGGTGGCCGCGGGCATCTTCGGCGGGCCCGCCACATCGCTGTCCTTGTCCATCATCGCGGACCTGATTCCGGTGGAGCGGCGCGGACGCGCGCTGGGCGCGGTGATGGGCGCGTTCTCCGTGGCCTCCGTCGCGGGCGTGCCCATGGCGCTGAAGCTGGCGGAGCATGGCGGCTGGCGCCTGCCGTTCTTCGTCGTCGCGGTCCTGGGCCTGCTCGTGGTGGTGGGCGCCATCTTCTTCCTGCCGCCGATGCGCGGACACCTGACGGGCGCCGCCGGGCCGGTCCAGAGCGTGGGCGTGCTGGAGCTGCTCGGCCGCCGCGAGGTGCAGCTGTCCTACGTCATGACGGCGGTGGTGATGATGGCGGGCTTCGTGCTCATCCCCAACATCTCCGCCTACCTCCAGCAGAACCTGGGCTACCCCAGGGACTTGCTCTGGTTCCCGTACTTCGTGGGCGGCATCGTCAGCTTCGTCACGCTGCGGCTGGCGGGGCCGCTGGTGGACCGCTACGGCGCCTTCAAGCTGGGGACGGCGGGCTCGGCGCTGCTGCTGGTGGCGACCTACGTGGGCTTCGTGGACTACCCGCGCTGGCTGCCGATTCCGCTGCTCTTCGTGCTCTTCATGACCGCCATGGGCGTGCGCAACGTGTCCTACAACACGCTGACCTCGCGCGTGCCGGACAACCCGGTGCGCGCGCGCTTCATGTCGCTGCAGTCCGCCATCCAGCACATGGCCTCCGCGGTGGGGGCCTTCCTCAGCGCGCAGCTGCTGACGGACCTGCCGGACGGCACCCTGGGCGGGATGACGCGCGTGGCCTGGGTGTGCATGGGCCTGACGGTGGTGCTGCCGCCGACGTTGTGGGTGGTGGAGCGGCAGGTGCGCTCCCGGGAGCAGGCGCGCGCCCTGGCGGTGCCTGCTTCTCAGGGGCTGGCCGTCCCCCTGTCTCCCCAGGCGCACCCACACCAGTAG
- the tatC gene encoding twin-arginine translocase subunit TatC translates to MSLMEHLSELRSRLLKCTLAVLGLGLVSLLFAKPIFGVLMRPVLDALPEGNRALIYTSGIEELNVLMKVGVYCGVFLTTPVILWQIWGFVSPGLFPEERKYAAPFVLFGSLAFILGACFCYFAVLPSMFKFLLNEEETLALEQRLDTARLRADDALRFLRVGDAERAGVLAKETSASLRAEGEGQLTEPARSPSQAVELKSRLDGLGKLLDAAADGYGVQSRAVLRQAVEKKVAAVTAYGKQDYLAASVAMDEAASLLAGVAPTRSEELSGLWKLEKELSAGEARHEAERWTRPMLTMHEQLSLVLLLILAFGIIFELPLVMALLGIVGVVQSRWLFKYQRHAFVFCLIAAAIITPTGDVVNLSLMAGPMLMCYELGVFLVWLVERRRARNAAETGITPVS, encoded by the coding sequence ATGAGCTTGATGGAGCACCTGTCGGAGCTCCGCTCGCGTCTGCTCAAGTGCACCCTGGCCGTTCTCGGGCTGGGCCTGGTGTCGCTGCTGTTCGCCAAGCCCATCTTCGGCGTGCTGATGCGGCCCGTGCTGGATGCGCTGCCGGAAGGCAACCGCGCCCTCATCTACACCTCCGGCATCGAGGAGCTGAACGTCCTCATGAAGGTGGGCGTGTACTGCGGCGTGTTCCTCACCACGCCCGTCATCCTCTGGCAGATCTGGGGCTTCGTCTCGCCGGGGCTCTTCCCGGAGGAGCGCAAGTACGCGGCGCCGTTCGTCCTGTTCGGCTCGCTCGCGTTCATCCTGGGCGCGTGCTTCTGCTACTTCGCGGTGCTGCCCTCCATGTTCAAGTTCCTCCTCAACGAGGAGGAGACGCTCGCGCTGGAGCAGCGGCTGGACACGGCGAGGCTGCGCGCCGATGACGCCCTGCGCTTCCTGCGCGTGGGTGACGCGGAGCGGGCGGGGGTGCTCGCGAAGGAGACCAGCGCGTCGCTGCGCGCGGAGGGTGAAGGGCAGCTGACCGAGCCCGCGCGCTCGCCGTCGCAGGCGGTGGAGCTGAAGTCGCGGCTGGATGGCCTGGGCAAGCTGTTGGACGCGGCGGCGGACGGCTACGGCGTCCAGTCGCGCGCGGTGCTGCGGCAGGCGGTGGAGAAGAAGGTCGCGGCGGTGACGGCCTACGGCAAGCAGGACTACCTGGCGGCGTCGGTGGCCATGGACGAGGCGGCGAGCCTGCTGGCGGGCGTGGCCCCCACGCGCAGCGAGGAGCTGTCGGGGCTGTGGAAGCTGGAGAAGGAGCTGTCGGCGGGCGAGGCGCGGCACGAGGCGGAGCGGTGGACGCGGCCCATGCTGACGATGCACGAGCAGCTGTCGCTGGTGCTGCTGCTCATCCTGGCCTTCGGCATCATCTTCGAGCTGCCGCTGGTGATGGCGCTGTTGGGCATCGTGGGCGTGGTGCAGTCGCGCTGGCTGTTCAAGTACCAGCGGCACGCGTTCGTCTTCTGCCTCATCGCCGCGGCCATCATCACGCCCACGGGTGACGTGGTGAACCTGTCGCTGATGGCTGGCCCCATGCTGATGTGCTACGAGCTGGGCGTCTTCCTGGTGTGGCTGGTGGAGCGGCGCCGGGCGCGCAACGCGGCGGAGACCGGCATCACCCCGGTGTCCTGA